In Rattus norvegicus strain BN/NHsdMcwi chromosome 1, GRCr8, whole genome shotgun sequence, a genomic segment contains:
- the LOC134485069 gene encoding sperm motility kinase Y-like: protein MPTETEEELPTPTPEPSISEEGNFHSQYQVLGTIGQGGNAKVLLAYHRLTGTPVAVKVLRKDKQWFQPAMMEANIMRKINHPNIVSLIQVIEKKTRIYLIMELVEGQELYQYIRESGHIEEDEARQIFEQILSAVSYCHGKGIVHRDLKLDNIMIDKNKKVKVIDFGLSTQFQPGKMLNHHCGTYSFGSPELFLGHRYDGPKNDMWIIGVVLYCMVVGKLPFDSVIIQELQRQVVTGVYPAPCGVSKELEDLLSKLHRVNPNFRPTARKAMKHPWFKEHWNGLIGPYEELLPLTPDPAILDAMKSIGFQASVVKHSLKQRKYNEEMATYFFLQKQALQGDGCTAQAQQVSPVAAPFPSLDPAAAFRLEPKRSGSLPVLGTLRVSCSHGHVSHYGQNAHPKGGKRSTVAGRLRPLPMTPTQDHYHKCAVSVPCIQTTSIFSEKSSNKEIKEDNPLSHRAPLEDKPIPSRVRHRGFKGWTRNIANALIKLCCCMPRRKKPRLGQNRISPQK, encoded by the coding sequence atgcctacagagactgaggaggagttaccaacccctacacccgagcccagtatctctgaggagggcaacttccattcccaataccaagtattggggacaattgggcaagggggcaacgccaaagtcctcctggcctaccaccggctcacaggaaccccggtggctgtcaaagttctgcgaaaggacaagcagtggttccagccagccatgatggaagcaaacataatgagaaagatcaaccaccccaacatagtgtctctcatacaagttattgaaaagaaaacgagaatatacctcataatggagctggtggaaggccaagaactctaccagtacatcagagagtcagggcacatagaggaggatgaggcccggcaaatatttgaacagatattgtcagcagtgagctactgccatggaaaggggattgttcaccgagacctcaaactggacaatataatgattgataaaaacaaaaaggtcaaagtcatcgactttgggcttagcacccaatttcaacctggaaaaatgctaaaccaccactgcggcacgtactcttttggttcccctgaactcttccttggccatcggtatgatgggccgaagaatgatatgtggattataggagtggtcttgtactgtatggtagtgggaaagctcccatttgattcagtgatcatccaagaactgcagagacaagtAGTGACAGGGGTAtatcctgctccctgtggggtttcaaaagaactggaggacctccttagtaaattacatagggtaaatcccaactttagaccaacagcaagaaaggcgatgaaacacccttggttcaaagaacactggaacggattgataggtccctatgaagaactgcttcccctcacaccagacccggccattttggatgccatgaaaagcattggattccaagcttctgtagtaaaacactctttaaaacaaagaaaatataatgaggaaatggcaacttatttctttctacaaaagcaggctctccagggggatggctgcacagcccaggcacagcaagtgagtcccgttgcagcaccattccctagccttgatcctgctgctgcttttagattagaaccaaagaggagtggaagcctgccggtccttggcaccttgcgggtgtcatgctcccatggtcacgtatctcactatggccagaatgctcatcctaaaggaggcaaaagatccactgtggctggtcgtctcaggcctctaccgatgacacctacacaggaccactatcacaaatgtgccgtgagtgtcccatgcattcaaacaacaagcatcttcagtgagaagagtagcaataaggaaatcaaagaagacaacccactctcccacagagccccattagaggataagcccatccccagcagggtccggcacagaggttttaaggggtggaccaggaatatagcaaatgcccttataaagctgtgttgctgcatgccaaggagaaagaaacctcgcctggggcagaacagaatctccccccagaaatga